The DNA region AGCCTTGGTTGGCTTTGACACTGGCTTTCTCAGCATCGGAAATCGTGTAAAAGAAAGCGCCAGTGACAGTGTTTAGAAAACGGCTGACCTGATTTGCTCCAGACGAATCAAAAGTATTGCCTTCGTCGCGATAACGATTTGTATCGGCTGTGATTCGAGCTACCTCATCCACATCGGTTGTGTAGACGTGACTACCAGTTAAGATATCGTAGACTCGGCGGACAGATACTACATTTACAGGAGGCCCACCTGTAGGATCTTGTTCCTCTCCAAACCAGACGACAGCATATCCCTTGTATATGCCAATTCCCATGGCATTCCAAGGACGCTTTGTCCAAACATCCCGATTGAGGATGACATTGTTATGCCCTGGACTGCCCTGCCAACCTTTTAATGCCGATTCTGCGTTAGCAATAGATGTGCTTGTGCTGGCATCTCTCGGGCCAAAGGCAATTTCATATCCATTGCCTGGATAACCAGTGTTAAAACGCTGAGGCGCTCTCCACATAGATGGCCAGGTACTGGAATTACCTCCGTCATATGCAGCATCACTCCAAGCATGTGTCACAGTTTTGACGTTTTCAGCCAAGTCAATAACATGGCGGTTGGCAACCAGAGTGAGTCCCTTAGACAAAGGAATAGCTGGCAAGCCATTCTGAGCACGATACTCAGTAATCAAGCGATAGAGTTTTTCCTCTTCAGGTTCTAGACCATCAAGTGACGATGCGCTGTAAATGTTGGCCATAGGAGATGAATTCACTATGTAAGTGATCACCATAATAGGAGAGATTTTGTGTTGTTTGCCAGCGATCGAGTTCGCCCAGGGCGCGATCGCGGTATTGGCCGTAGCGTTCCTGTTTGTTGCGGATCTTCGTCGGCAGCTCCGGCAGGATGCCAAAGTTCGGCGGCATCGGCTGGAAATGCTTGGGCGAGGCGGAACTGATGAACTCGAACAGTGCGCCGCTCATGGTTACGGGGGGCAGGGCGATCGGCTCCAGGCCGCGAGCAATCCGGGCCGCGTTGGTTCCCGCCAGCCAGCCGCCGGCCGTGGCCGCCGTGTAACCCTCCGTGCCGATCAGTTGGCCCGCCGCCAGCAGGGTGGCGCGACCCTTGAACTGCAACGTGGCGCTCAACAATTCCGGCGCGTTGATGAAGGTGTTGCGGTGCATCACGCCCATCCGCACAAATTCGGCATTTTCCAAGCCGGGAATCATCCGAAACACGCGCTGTTGCTCGCCCCAACGTAGGTTGGTTTGGAATCCGACCATGTTCCACAGTTGCCCCGCCTTGTCCTCTTGGCGCAGTTGCACCACAGCGTAGGGGCGTTTGTCGCGGTTGGCGGGGTCGCGCCCGTCGCCCAACCGGGAATCGAACAGGCCCACGGGTTTCAGGGGGCCGTAGCGCATGGTGTCTTCGCCGCGCTGG from Limnothrix sp. FACHB-406 includes:
- a CDS encoding CAP domain-containing protein; amino-acid sequence: MANIYSASSLDGLEPEEEKLYRLITEYRAQNGLPAIPLSKGLTLVANRHVIDLAENVKTVTHAWSDAAYDGGNSSTWPSMWRAPQRFNTGYPGNGYEIAFGPRDASTSTSIANAESALKGWQGSPGHNNVILNRDVWTKRPWNAMGIGIYKGYAVVWFGEEQDPTGGPPVNVVSVRRVYDILTGSHVYTTDVDEVARITADTNRYRDEGNTFDSSGANQVSRFLNTVTGAFFYTISDAEKASVKANQGYREVPSGGFNASIGNAPGLVPVYRFFNTVTGRHFFTPNSSEASFVRSSLPGYRDEGIGFYADPLG
- the trmFO gene encoding FADH(2)-oxidizing methylenetetrahydrofolate--tRNA-(uracil(54)-C(5))-methyltransferase TrmFO; the encoded protein is MSNLQPVYVIGGGLAGTEAAWQVARSGVPVVFYEMRPERLSPAHHTEHLAELVCSNSFGAMSADRAAGLLHEELRRLGSIVIGKADHHAVPAGGALAVDRAEFSRDLTETLAQHPLVDFRREEVRQIPTDGVVVLATGPLTSPDLTDDLRQFTGRDYMSFFDAASPIVVGESIDRDVAFMASRYDKGEAAYLNCPMNREQYLQFYQALCAAEQAPLKDFDRESAKFFEGCLPIEELAQRGEDTMRYGPLKPVGLFDSRLGDGRDPANRDKRPYAVVQLRQEDKAGQLWNMVGFQTNLRWGEQQRVFRMIPGLENAEFVRMGVMHRNTFINAPELLSATLQFKGRATLLAAGQLIGTEGYTAATAGGWLAGTNAARIARGLEPIALPPVTMSGALFEFISSASPKHFQPMPPNFGILPELPTKIRNKQERYGQYRDRALGELDRWQTTQNLSYYGDHLHSEFISYGQHLQRIVT